A genomic region of Capra hircus breed San Clemente chromosome 19, ASM170441v1, whole genome shotgun sequence contains the following coding sequences:
- the RNF135 gene encoding E3 ubiquitin-protein ligase RNF135 isoform X1 encodes MAGLDAGPAIPVWLAEDDLGCIICHDLLAWPATLPCGHTFCRDCLLDLWAASRGRFCPTCREGAPRPPQLRKNTMLEALADKYRLAARELEGLSPYPGPEPGPAPRPAPRPGRPTAQLRVEAPRSITEVDRELAKLVERLIDIVRNLQSPRRLPESEPDKEVSILAMTLLEGVDLSLASPKVSSSPPEQKMKDILHDLEKIQEKLRENFTQKGALKEQTQVELPEVPSSSSCPLPDQSRFAPKKASLFARWAISPTFELESLSCNLKVSVDHRTVTVSDFPMFYAWSSERFASSQALCSQPLSSGQHYWEVDTQHCSHWAVGVASRGMKRDQILGRTMDSWCVEWKGTSELSAWCMVKETVLGSDRPSVVGIWLDLEEGKLAFYSEADQAKPLFECPVSVSFPLHPAFWLYGLYPGNSLTIRQMNV; translated from the exons ATGGCGGGCCTGGACGCGGGCCCGGCGATCCCCGTGTGGCTGGCGGAGGACGACTTGGGCTGCATCATCTGTCACGATCTGCTGGCCTGGCCCGCCACGCTGCCCTGCGGCCACACTTTCTGTCGCGACTGCCTGCTGGACCTGTGGGCCGCGAGTCGCGGCCGGTTCTGCCCCACCTGCCGCGAGGGCGCCCCCCGGCCGCCGCAGCTGCGGAAGAACACAATGCTGGAGGCCCTGGCGGACAAATACAGGCTGGCGGCGCGAGAGCTGGAGGGCCTGAGCCCGTACCCCGGCCCGGAGCCGGGTCCAGCACCTCGCCCGGCGCCCCGACCCGGGCGCCCCACGGCGCAGCTGCGG GTGGAGGCACCGAGGAGCATCACAGAAGTTGACCGGGAGCTGGCAAAGCTGGTGGAACGGCTTATAGATATTGTCAGGAACCTTCAGAGTCCGAGACGCCTCCCAGAATCTGAACCAGATAAAGAAGTGAGCATTCTGGCTATG ACTTTGTTGGAAGGGGTGGACCTTTCCTTGGCTTCTCCCAAAGTGAGTTCCAGCCCACCTGagcaaaaaatgaaagatattctCCATGACCTAGAAAAGATCCAAGAAAAATTACGAGAAAACTTCACGCAGAAAGGGGCCCTTAAAGAACAAACACAGG TTGAACTCCCAGAAGTTCCATCTTCTTCCTCATGCCCACTGCCTGACCAGAGCCGCTTTGCACCCAAGAAGGCTTCCTTGTTTGCTCGAT GGGCCATCAGTCCAACCTTTGAGCTTGAGAGCCTCTCCTGTAATCTAAAGGTGTCTGTGGATCACCGGACAGTGACTGTGTCTGACTTCCCAATGTTCTATGCCTGGAGTTCCGAGAGGTTTGCCTCCAGCCAGGCTTTATGTTCCCAGCCTCTCTCTTCTGGGCAGCATTACTGGGAAGTGGACACTCAGCATTGTAGCCACTGGGCAGTCGGGGTGGCTTCACGGGGGATGAAGCGTGACCAGATCCTGGGAAGGACCATGGACTCCTGGTGTGTAGAGTGGAAAGGGACCAGTGAGCTCTCTGCATGGTGCATGGTCAAGGAAACTGTCCTCGGCTCAGACAGACCTAGTGTGGTGGGCATCTGGCTGGACCTTGAAGAGGGAAAACTTGCCTTCTATTCCGAGGCAGATCAGGCGAAGCCTCTGTTTGAGTGCCCagtctctgtctcttttcctctACACCCTGCCTTCTGGCTGTATGGCTTATACCCTGGAAATTCTCTGACCATAAGGCAAATGAATGTGTAA
- the RNF135 gene encoding E3 ubiquitin-protein ligase RNF135 isoform X2, with translation MAGLDAGPAIPVWLAEDDLGCIICHDLLAWPATLPCGHTFCRDCLLDLWAASRGRFCPTCREGAPRPPQLRKNTMLEALADKYRLAARELEGLSPYPGPEPGPAPRPAPRPGRPTAQLRVEAPRSITEVDRELAKLVERLIDIVRNLQSPRRLPESEPDKETLLEGVDLSLASPKVSSSPPEQKMKDILHDLEKIQEKLRENFTQKGALKEQTQVELPEVPSSSSCPLPDQSRFAPKKASLFARWAISPTFELESLSCNLKVSVDHRTVTVSDFPMFYAWSSERFASSQALCSQPLSSGQHYWEVDTQHCSHWAVGVASRGMKRDQILGRTMDSWCVEWKGTSELSAWCMVKETVLGSDRPSVVGIWLDLEEGKLAFYSEADQAKPLFECPVSVSFPLHPAFWLYGLYPGNSLTIRQMNV, from the exons ATGGCGGGCCTGGACGCGGGCCCGGCGATCCCCGTGTGGCTGGCGGAGGACGACTTGGGCTGCATCATCTGTCACGATCTGCTGGCCTGGCCCGCCACGCTGCCCTGCGGCCACACTTTCTGTCGCGACTGCCTGCTGGACCTGTGGGCCGCGAGTCGCGGCCGGTTCTGCCCCACCTGCCGCGAGGGCGCCCCCCGGCCGCCGCAGCTGCGGAAGAACACAATGCTGGAGGCCCTGGCGGACAAATACAGGCTGGCGGCGCGAGAGCTGGAGGGCCTGAGCCCGTACCCCGGCCCGGAGCCGGGTCCAGCACCTCGCCCGGCGCCCCGACCCGGGCGCCCCACGGCGCAGCTGCGG GTGGAGGCACCGAGGAGCATCACAGAAGTTGACCGGGAGCTGGCAAAGCTGGTGGAACGGCTTATAGATATTGTCAGGAACCTTCAGAGTCCGAGACGCCTCCCAGAATCTGAACCAGATAAAGAA ACTTTGTTGGAAGGGGTGGACCTTTCCTTGGCTTCTCCCAAAGTGAGTTCCAGCCCACCTGagcaaaaaatgaaagatattctCCATGACCTAGAAAAGATCCAAGAAAAATTACGAGAAAACTTCACGCAGAAAGGGGCCCTTAAAGAACAAACACAGG TTGAACTCCCAGAAGTTCCATCTTCTTCCTCATGCCCACTGCCTGACCAGAGCCGCTTTGCACCCAAGAAGGCTTCCTTGTTTGCTCGAT GGGCCATCAGTCCAACCTTTGAGCTTGAGAGCCTCTCCTGTAATCTAAAGGTGTCTGTGGATCACCGGACAGTGACTGTGTCTGACTTCCCAATGTTCTATGCCTGGAGTTCCGAGAGGTTTGCCTCCAGCCAGGCTTTATGTTCCCAGCCTCTCTCTTCTGGGCAGCATTACTGGGAAGTGGACACTCAGCATTGTAGCCACTGGGCAGTCGGGGTGGCTTCACGGGGGATGAAGCGTGACCAGATCCTGGGAAGGACCATGGACTCCTGGTGTGTAGAGTGGAAAGGGACCAGTGAGCTCTCTGCATGGTGCATGGTCAAGGAAACTGTCCTCGGCTCAGACAGACCTAGTGTGGTGGGCATCTGGCTGGACCTTGAAGAGGGAAAACTTGCCTTCTATTCCGAGGCAGATCAGGCGAAGCCTCTGTTTGAGTGCCCagtctctgtctcttttcctctACACCCTGCCTTCTGGCTGTATGGCTTATACCCTGGAAATTCTCTGACCATAAGGCAAATGAATGTGTAA